A section of the Pimelobacter simplex genome encodes:
- a CDS encoding BlaI/MecI/CopY family transcriptional regulator, with protein sequence MKQLGQLEAVVMGRLWDDARPLSVREVVDDLQRTRAIAYTTVMTVLDNLHRKGLVARAKDGRAYRYTAALTREEHTAALLEDVLAQAPDRGATLLRFVGQLSTDDQVRLRAALTDADAEER encoded by the coding sequence ATGAAGCAGCTGGGCCAGCTCGAGGCGGTCGTCATGGGCCGGCTGTGGGACGACGCCCGCCCGCTCTCGGTCCGCGAGGTCGTCGACGACCTCCAGCGCACCCGCGCGATCGCCTACACGACGGTGATGACGGTCCTCGACAACCTGCACCGCAAGGGCCTGGTCGCGCGCGCCAAGGACGGCCGCGCCTACCGCTACACCGCCGCGCTGACCCGCGAGGAGCACACCGCCGCGCTGCTCGAGGACGTCCTCGCCCAGGCCCCCGACCGAGGTGCGACCCTGCTGCGCTTCGTCGGCCAGCTCTCCACCGACGACCAGGTCCGGCTGCGCGCCGCCCTCACCGACGCCGACGCCGAGGAGCGCTGA
- a CDS encoding M56 family metallopeptidase has translation MLAVLAPLSLLAFAVLAATAGPRLLLRAHWVQRAPGWGVLAWQGLAGSVVVAVALLGVTLAVPLPPVAAGLSWLTGIPTTTVVAHYLTPAGPEVAALAGLAVLALAVRLTWLATTAVLGTVRARRDQHDALRLLGHDHADGYVVLDHPVPLVYCLPGLHPRIVVTTAARDALTPHELTQVLAHERRHLGSRHDVALTVAGVLRRAFAPVPLLRTLLATAQEQVAVLVEMQADDAARDPRGLARALVALACGAPTPAPHPGLAAGDVAALARVRRLTGDDAGWSHPRSAAVGSATAAVLAVPVVLAAAPLIEMVLSGCRAMLT, from the coding sequence GTGCTCGCCGTGCTCGCCCCGCTGTCCCTGCTCGCCTTCGCGGTCCTGGCCGCCACCGCCGGCCCCCGCCTGCTGCTGCGCGCCCACTGGGTCCAGCGCGCGCCGGGCTGGGGCGTGCTCGCCTGGCAGGGACTGGCCGGCTCCGTCGTCGTCGCGGTCGCGCTGCTCGGCGTCACGCTCGCCGTACCACTGCCGCCGGTCGCTGCCGGGCTCTCCTGGCTGACCGGGATCCCGACCACCACGGTGGTCGCCCACTACCTCACCCCGGCCGGCCCCGAGGTCGCCGCGCTCGCCGGCCTCGCCGTCCTCGCCCTGGCGGTCCGGCTGACCTGGCTCGCCACGACCGCGGTGCTCGGCACCGTCCGCGCCCGGCGCGACCAGCACGACGCGCTGCGCCTGCTCGGCCACGACCACGCCGACGGCTATGTCGTCCTCGACCACCCCGTACCGCTCGTCTACTGCCTGCCGGGCCTGCACCCGCGCATCGTGGTGACCACCGCGGCCCGCGACGCGCTGACGCCCCACGAGCTGACCCAGGTCCTGGCCCACGAGCGCCGGCACCTGGGCTCGCGCCACGACGTCGCGCTCACCGTGGCGGGCGTCCTGCGCCGGGCGTTCGCACCCGTCCCGCTGCTGCGCACGCTCCTCGCGACCGCCCAGGAGCAGGTCGCGGTCCTCGTCGAGATGCAGGCCGACGACGCCGCCCGCGACCCGCGCGGCCTGGCCCGCGCCCTGGTCGCGCTCGCCTGCGGCGCCCCGACTCCCGCACCCCACCCGGGCCTGGCCGCGGGCGATGTCGCCGCCCTGGCCCGGGTTCGCCGGCTCACCGGCGACGACGCCGGCTGGTCCCACCCGCGCAGCGCGGCGGTGGGCTCGGCGACGGCGGCCGTGCTCGCCGTACCGGTGGTGCTGGCGGCGGCGCCGCTGATCGAGATGGTCCTCAGCGGCTGCCGCGCGATGCTGACCTGA
- a CDS encoding vitamin K epoxide reductase family protein, producing MSTDKRLGALLVGGGALGFVAAFVLLLEKIELLKDAGYTPSCSLNPILNCGSVMVTDQAEVFGFPNPLIGIAAFPVVVATGAALLAGARLARWYWAGLQVGVTLGLGFVLWLMFQSLYRIGALCPYCMVVWAVVLPIFWYVTLRNAGAGLFGAKVAGARVVRTLREWHLFALTLAVLLVLVLIIEQFWYYWKTLV from the coding sequence GTGAGCACCGACAAGCGCCTCGGCGCGCTCCTCGTCGGCGGCGGCGCGCTCGGCTTCGTGGCGGCGTTCGTGCTGCTGCTCGAGAAGATCGAGCTCCTCAAGGACGCCGGCTACACGCCGTCCTGCAGCCTCAACCCGATCCTCAACTGCGGCTCGGTGATGGTCACCGACCAGGCCGAGGTGTTCGGCTTCCCGAACCCGCTGATCGGCATCGCCGCGTTCCCCGTGGTGGTGGCGACCGGGGCGGCGCTGCTGGCCGGCGCCCGGCTGGCGCGCTGGTACTGGGCCGGACTCCAGGTGGGCGTCACGCTCGGGCTCGGGTTCGTGCTCTGGCTGATGTTCCAGAGCCTCTACCGGATCGGCGCGCTGTGCCCCTACTGCATGGTCGTGTGGGCCGTCGTGCTGCCGATCTTCTGGTACGTCACGCTGCGCAACGCGGGCGCGGGGCTGTTCGGCGCCAAGGTCGCCGGGGCACGCGTCGTACGGACGCTGCGGGAGTGGCACCTGTTCGCGCTGACCCTGGCGGTGCTGCTCGTGCTGGTGCTGATCATCGAGCAGTTCTGGTACTACTGGAAAACACTGGTCTAG
- a CDS encoding DsbA family protein, whose translation MKPQLKATLLVAAVFVAVVAVLLVVGGRDDPADAGPGGDTPSGTGTTDSRLVRDDSRVLGERGSSDVELVEFLDFECEACGAAYPVVEDLRERYGDKVSFVVRYFPLPGHFNAERAARAVESAARQGKFEEMYRKMYDTQSSWGEQRVPLDDLFRGYAEELGLDLARYDEDYASDEVAARVQRDVDDGLALGVQGTPTFFLGGELLQPESVADFERALTDALGE comes from the coding sequence GTGAAGCCTCAGCTCAAGGCCACCCTGCTGGTCGCCGCGGTGTTCGTGGCCGTGGTGGCCGTCCTGCTCGTGGTGGGCGGGAGGGACGACCCGGCCGACGCCGGACCGGGGGGCGACACCCCCTCCGGCACCGGTACGACGGACAGCCGCCTCGTGCGCGACGACAGCCGCGTGCTGGGCGAGCGGGGGAGCAGCGACGTCGAGCTCGTCGAGTTCCTCGACTTCGAGTGCGAGGCCTGCGGCGCGGCGTACCCGGTGGTCGAGGACCTCCGCGAGCGGTACGGCGACAAGGTGAGCTTCGTCGTGCGCTACTTCCCGCTGCCCGGCCACTTCAACGCCGAGCGCGCCGCGCGGGCGGTCGAGTCGGCCGCGCGCCAGGGCAAGTTCGAGGAGATGTACCGCAAGATGTACGACACCCAGTCCTCGTGGGGGGAGCAGCGGGTGCCGCTCGACGACCTGTTCCGCGGCTACGCCGAGGAGCTCGGCCTCGACCTCGCCCGGTACGACGAGGACTACGCCTCCGACGAGGTCGCGGCCCGGGTGCAGCGCGATGTCGACGACGGGCTGGCGCTGGGCGTGCAGGGGACGCCGACGTTCTTCCTCGGTGGCGAGCTGCTGCAGCCGGAGTCGGTCGCCGACTTCGAGCGCGCGCTCACCGACGCCCTCGGCGAGTGA
- a CDS encoding acyl-CoA dehydrogenase family protein, producing MGTTVDRLLPTEEAEELLALAREIATKELAPRVAEAEEKAEFPEAAYRLLGQSGLLSLPFAEEIGGGGQPYEVYLQVVEEIAAAWPSVGVGVSVHALTATVVAANASATVRETWLPRMLSGDWLGAYCLSEPQAGSDVSGIRTAAVRDGDGYVIKGTKAWISNGSCADYYILFARTSEDPKRGLSAFVVPDGTPGMSFGAPEKKMGLHCDVTTQVLFDGARIPAAQLIGDEGAGMRVALSALDAGRLGIAAVATGIAQAALAHAVAYAKEREQFGRTIGEFQGMQFLLADMAADVERARASYLMAARLKDAGRPYARQASIAKLTASDAAMRVTTDAIQVFGGNGYTREYPVERLFRDAKVTQIFEGTNQIQRMVIGRDLLR from the coding sequence ATGGGAACGACTGTCGACCGCCTGCTGCCCACCGAGGAGGCCGAGGAGCTCCTCGCCCTGGCCCGTGAGATCGCGACCAAGGAGCTCGCGCCGCGGGTCGCCGAGGCCGAGGAGAAGGCGGAGTTCCCCGAGGCGGCGTACCGCCTGCTGGGGCAGTCGGGCCTGCTCAGCCTGCCCTTCGCCGAGGAGATCGGCGGCGGGGGACAGCCCTACGAGGTCTACCTCCAGGTGGTCGAGGAGATCGCCGCGGCCTGGCCCAGCGTCGGCGTCGGCGTCTCCGTGCACGCCCTCACCGCGACCGTCGTCGCCGCCAATGCCTCCGCCACCGTGCGCGAGACCTGGCTGCCGCGGATGCTGTCCGGCGACTGGCTCGGCGCCTACTGCCTCTCCGAGCCCCAGGCCGGCTCCGACGTCAGTGGCATCCGCACCGCCGCGGTCCGCGACGGCGACGGCTACGTCATCAAGGGCACCAAGGCGTGGATCTCCAACGGCTCCTGCGCCGACTACTACATCCTCTTCGCCCGCACCTCCGAGGACCCCAAGCGCGGCCTGTCGGCGTTCGTCGTCCCCGACGGCACCCCCGGGATGTCCTTCGGTGCACCCGAGAAGAAGATGGGCCTGCACTGCGACGTCACCACCCAGGTGCTCTTCGACGGCGCCCGGATCCCGGCCGCCCAGCTCATCGGCGACGAGGGCGCCGGCATGCGCGTCGCCCTCTCCGCCCTCGACGCGGGCCGCCTCGGCATCGCCGCCGTCGCCACCGGCATCGCCCAGGCCGCCCTGGCGCACGCGGTCGCCTACGCCAAGGAGCGCGAGCAGTTCGGGCGCACCATCGGCGAGTTCCAGGGGATGCAGTTCCTGCTCGCGGACATGGCGGCGGACGTCGAGCGCGCGCGGGCGTCGTACCTGATGGCGGCGCGGCTCAAGGACGCCGGCCGCCCCTACGCGCGCCAGGCCTCGATCGCCAAGCTCACCGCCAGCGACGCCGCCATGCGCGTCACGACCGACGCGATCCAGGTGTTCGGCGGCAACGGCTACACGCGGGAGTACCCGGTCGAGCGGCTCTTCCGAGACGCGAAGGTCACCCAGATCTTCGAGGGGACCAACCAGATCCAGCGGATGGTGATCGGGCGCGACCTGCTGCGGTGA